The Variovorax paradoxus genome window below encodes:
- a CDS encoding OPT/YSL family transporter: MLSLFGAVIGMQLLTTLGVTPNTTLIGVLITVIVSRIPVSAFLPLRSVHMQNMAQTAISSATFGAANGMLLPIAIPYLYGSEQLILPLLCGLGAAILLDAWLLYRLFNSRVFPAAGAWPPGVAAAQAIRAAQGDGHVFLLGLGVAVAAGGAWLAGIPMAAFGTAFIGNVWALSLFGCGLLVRNYGAPFSGIDINAMYLPHGVMIGAGLVALVQVFNQVRRPSAAASVDPGRETVTTTQVRFVLGSAGLAYLAIAVFLAVGCGLYVQMGLAQLIGFVLYSAAAAYAHCVIVGVAAMHSGWFPAFAVALITLIVGLVLGFPPVALVVLCAYSVATGPAAADMGFDLKAGYILRGNGSDPRLEEAGRRQQYMASSLGLCVAILVVALVHKVYFSHGLVPPVAKVYLATITAGVADGVATKLVAWAVVGATVQWIGGPKRQMGVMLATGLLIANGLAGVAVGLGILVRLLAQRLPGNEVRGKLEVFAAGAIAGDAIYGFLASAVQSLRFWR; encoded by the coding sequence ATGTTGAGCCTGTTCGGCGCGGTCATTGGCATGCAGTTGCTCACCACGCTCGGAGTGACGCCGAACACGACGCTGATAGGGGTGTTGATCACGGTGATCGTGTCTCGGATTCCTGTTTCGGCATTCCTACCGCTTCGTTCGGTACATATGCAGAACATGGCGCAGACGGCGATCTCCTCGGCGACCTTCGGCGCCGCCAACGGAATGCTCCTGCCCATTGCAATTCCCTACCTGTACGGCAGCGAGCAGTTGATCTTGCCCCTGCTGTGCGGCCTGGGTGCAGCCATCCTCCTGGACGCGTGGCTCCTGTATCGGCTCTTTAACTCGAGGGTCTTTCCGGCCGCAGGTGCATGGCCGCCGGGCGTCGCGGCAGCTCAGGCGATCCGCGCCGCGCAGGGTGACGGTCACGTCTTCTTGTTGGGCCTCGGGGTGGCGGTCGCCGCAGGCGGTGCGTGGCTGGCCGGGATCCCGATGGCGGCGTTCGGCACGGCTTTCATTGGCAACGTTTGGGCCCTCTCGCTGTTCGGTTGTGGTTTGCTGGTCCGCAACTACGGTGCACCGTTTTCCGGGATTGACATCAACGCGATGTACCTTCCCCACGGCGTGATGATAGGAGCGGGGTTGGTCGCACTGGTGCAGGTTTTCAACCAGGTGCGCCGTCCGAGCGCCGCTGCCTCCGTCGATCCTGGGCGTGAGACGGTCACGACGACGCAGGTGCGATTCGTTCTAGGAAGTGCCGGACTTGCCTACTTGGCGATTGCTGTCTTTCTCGCGGTTGGCTGCGGGCTTTACGTTCAGATGGGCTTGGCGCAACTGATCGGGTTTGTCCTGTACAGCGCTGCTGCAGCCTATGCGCACTGCGTCATCGTTGGAGTGGCGGCCATGCACTCGGGGTGGTTTCCTGCATTCGCCGTCGCGTTAATTACTTTGATCGTGGGGTTGGTGCTGGGTTTCCCTCCCGTGGCGCTGGTTGTACTGTGTGCCTATTCTGTGGCGACGGGTCCCGCTGCCGCGGACATGGGCTTTGATCTGAAGGCCGGATACATCCTGCGAGGAAATGGCTCGGATCCCCGCCTTGAGGAAGCGGGGCGGCGTCAGCAGTACATGGCGTCGAGCCTCGGCCTGTGCGTCGCCATCTTGGTGGTCGCGCTCGTGCACAAGGTGTATTTCTCGCATGGCCTTGTGCCACCGGTGGCGAAGGTGTATCTAGCCACGATCACCGCCGGCGTGGCGGACGGCGTAGCTACCAAGCTCGTCGCTTGGGCTGTCGTGGGGGCTACTGTGCAGTGGATCGGCGGGCCCAAGCGTCAGATGGGCGTGATGTTGGCCACCGGTCTCTTGATCGCCAACGGACTAGCAGGCGTCGCGGTTGGACTTGGAATTCTAGTGCGCCTGTTGGCCCAACGCTTGCCTGGCAATGAGGTACGCGGGAAGTTGGAGGTCTTTGCGGCCGGAGCGATCGCTGGAGACGCGATCTACGGCTTCTTAGCGTCAGCGGTCCAGAGTCTTCGGTTCTGGCGGTAG
- a CDS encoding winged helix-turn-helix domain-containing protein, producing MSSQPDTSKLMPRADTLWRFGPFTVRESERRVDRDGMPVRLGSRSFDILIQLLWRAGEVVSKEELLQAVWPGVLVDEGSVRVHISSLRKAFADSSSKPDSADWILNVPSKGYTFTGRVERGMVAEVTHNALPNEPLRVAGFVAPPLSLTQLMGRDTDVDKALAALADRRLVSVVGSGGIGKSRLALRVTEVYRTRDANRPRSVAFADLAPLVSGDHVFSTLARSLGVPIEEADTFRLLQSRIAGTHLLLLIDNCEHVLEALAPLVMRLLVALPGLRILATSREALQVEGEFVLRLSPLDVPAAAHTSLAVALQSSAVRLLVERAEAAGAQPFDDSHAPALSQVSRYLDGIPLAIELVAGRLCVQSVDDLLLRLDDHMGLYMEGNRASMPRHRTLAAALDWSVALLSPEEMRLFRRLSVFRGRFDVEAALSMVADEPDSDLSLQALIGLTEKSLISFDRSEPSARYRLLDTTRSYAAKLLMELGEKEVAIERHAMQMLDVMNAATEDLSVLTVARWNEQYAHWLDDVRFAIDQCFVRGAVKAASALSVASAPLWFHVFQLNEFRQRLALALQSLEAEQHPDSETMTWLRVALTNAILHTVGPVPEMGQVGERASAGAYASQSPILLVQARWGMCFFDVCRGDYAAGLRHAHALRDHTAAWADPIGVNLSHRMLALTSHFAGDFVAAQLHGQRALSVVGGAKRVRGNMLQVDANVASNAILARTLWIKGHPAQSHAASAEAIRSALATGQALSLCFALFGACPVAIWSGNLDQAREYVQMMIDEAEQRGLVYWNRWARCFAEGLAGMAPMLSEDRPLQKPRAWAAMEDPQKETLLTFCPDYVDDAMIARAWHGQGQWAAAEVYRAAGLRHERHGAFEEARSLYLRALALARRQGARVWEMRASISLANLLGERDDLAAARRVLDEALQGYAPQDEFPERLLAQKILASPSNS from the coding sequence ATGTCCTCTCAGCCCGATACGAGCAAGCTGATGCCGCGAGCGGATACGCTTTGGCGTTTTGGTCCGTTCACGGTCCGGGAATCCGAGCGCCGGGTCGACCGCGACGGAATGCCCGTGCGGCTTGGTTCCCGATCGTTCGACATCCTTATCCAGTTGCTTTGGCGCGCCGGAGAAGTTGTGAGCAAGGAGGAGTTGCTGCAGGCGGTATGGCCGGGCGTCCTGGTGGACGAGGGCAGCGTTCGGGTCCACATTTCGTCGCTTCGCAAGGCCTTTGCCGATAGTTCGTCGAAGCCGGACAGCGCCGATTGGATCCTGAACGTGCCTTCTAAGGGGTACACCTTCACGGGTCGAGTGGAGCGTGGGATGGTCGCTGAAGTCACGCATAACGCGTTGCCGAACGAACCCTTGCGTGTCGCTGGTTTCGTGGCGCCGCCGCTGAGTCTCACTCAGTTGATGGGGCGCGATACGGATGTTGACAAAGCCTTGGCCGCGCTCGCCGATCGACGTCTCGTCTCGGTCGTCGGATCGGGCGGAATCGGTAAGTCTCGGCTTGCGCTTCGCGTGACGGAGGTATATCGCACGCGCGACGCGAATCGTCCGCGCTCCGTGGCATTCGCCGATCTGGCGCCACTTGTTTCTGGAGACCACGTGTTCAGCACGCTGGCCCGATCGCTGGGCGTGCCCATCGAGGAGGCAGACACTTTTCGCCTCTTGCAGTCCCGAATCGCAGGCACCCACTTGCTGTTGCTCATCGACAACTGCGAGCATGTGCTCGAAGCCTTGGCGCCCCTCGTCATGCGGCTTCTCGTCGCGCTGCCCGGCCTGCGCATCCTTGCTACGAGTCGCGAGGCGCTGCAGGTGGAGGGGGAATTCGTTCTTCGGCTGTCGCCTCTAGACGTCCCTGCTGCGGCACATACGTCGTTGGCAGTGGCGTTGCAGTCCTCGGCGGTTCGGTTGCTTGTCGAAAGAGCGGAGGCGGCCGGCGCTCAGCCGTTCGATGATTCGCATGCGCCAGCGCTGTCGCAGGTCAGCCGCTACCTGGACGGCATCCCGCTGGCCATTGAACTGGTGGCGGGCCGACTCTGCGTCCAGTCGGTCGATGATCTCTTGTTGAGGCTAGACGACCACATGGGTCTGTACATGGAAGGAAACCGCGCCTCCATGCCGCGGCACCGGACGCTTGCAGCGGCTCTGGACTGGAGCGTCGCGCTGCTCTCGCCTGAGGAGATGCGGCTGTTTCGACGCCTGTCGGTCTTCCGCGGACGTTTCGATGTGGAGGCGGCCCTCAGCATGGTGGCCGATGAACCCGATTCAGATCTCTCACTGCAGGCACTGATAGGCCTGACGGAGAAATCGCTGATCAGTTTCGACCGCTCCGAGCCCTCGGCCCGGTATCGGCTCCTGGACACGACGCGCAGCTACGCGGCCAAGTTGTTGATGGAGCTTGGAGAAAAGGAGGTTGCCATTGAGCGCCATGCCATGCAGATGCTCGACGTGATGAATGCGGCGACCGAAGACCTTTCCGTCCTGACGGTGGCGCGCTGGAACGAGCAGTATGCCCACTGGCTGGATGACGTACGGTTTGCGATCGACCAGTGTTTCGTACGCGGGGCTGTGAAAGCTGCTTCGGCGCTGAGCGTGGCATCGGCCCCTCTGTGGTTCCATGTTTTCCAGCTGAACGAGTTCCGTCAGCGCCTTGCGCTTGCGCTTCAGAGCTTGGAGGCCGAGCAACATCCGGATTCCGAGACCATGACGTGGTTGCGTGTGGCGTTGACTAATGCGATCCTGCACACTGTCGGCCCGGTCCCGGAGATGGGTCAGGTGGGCGAACGCGCATCTGCCGGTGCTTATGCGAGCCAGTCACCGATCTTGCTGGTGCAGGCGCGTTGGGGGATGTGCTTCTTCGACGTCTGCCGAGGCGACTACGCCGCCGGTCTGCGTCACGCACACGCACTGCGGGATCACACTGCCGCGTGGGCAGATCCGATTGGCGTGAATCTTTCACATCGGATGCTTGCGTTGACATCCCACTTTGCAGGTGACTTTGTGGCAGCACAATTGCACGGTCAGCGAGCGCTTTCCGTCGTTGGCGGTGCTAAGCGTGTGCGGGGCAACATGCTTCAAGTGGATGCCAATGTTGCATCCAACGCGATCCTGGCGAGGACGCTATGGATCAAAGGTCATCCAGCGCAGTCTCATGCTGCTTCTGCCGAGGCAATTCGCAGCGCGCTTGCAACCGGCCAGGCGCTGTCGTTGTGCTTCGCCCTGTTCGGCGCTTGCCCTGTGGCGATCTGGTCCGGCAACCTGGATCAGGCCAGGGAATATGTGCAGATGATGATCGACGAGGCAGAGCAGCGCGGACTTGTCTATTGGAACCGCTGGGCACGTTGCTTTGCTGAGGGTCTCGCAGGAATGGCTCCGATGCTCAGCGAGGACCGGCCGTTGCAGAAGCCTCGAGCTTGGGCTGCCATGGAGGATCCGCAGAAAGAGACGCTGCTGACGTTCTGCCCCGACTACGTGGATGACGCCATGATCGCGCGTGCCTGGCATGGCCAAGGACAGTGGGCAGCGGCTGAGGTGTACCGTGCAGCGGGGCTGCGACATGAGCGACACGGTGCGTTTGAGGAAGCGCGCTCACTTTATCTGCGCGCACTCGCGCTCGCTCGACGGCAGGGTGCAAGGGTTTGGGAAATGCGCGCATCCATCTCCTTGGCCAACTTGCTTGGCGAGCGTGATGATTTGGCGGCGGCTCGCCGCGTATTAGATGAAGCTTTGCAAGGCTATGCGCCCCAGGATGAGTTTCCCGAGCGACTGCTAGCGCAGAAGATCCTAGCCTCACCGTCCAACTCATGA
- a CDS encoding acetoacetate decarboxylase: MLESHVRNNAFSMPFSSPAFTCGPYRFINREYLVVSYETDIDALREIVPEPLEVRDPIVNFEFMRMPDSTGFGDYTEAGQVIPVHYDGKQGNYVHAMYLDSEAPIAGGREIWGFPKKLGSPVLVVAGDTLLGTLDYGPVRLATATMGFKHSATDPAVLQQALSAPNYLLKVIPHVDGSPRICELVEYHTTEVTVKGSWTGPAALDLHPHALAPVTRLPVRRVVSAQHFVTDLTLALGTVVHEY; encoded by the coding sequence ATGCTTGAAAGCCACGTTCGCAACAACGCGTTCTCTATGCCCTTTTCTTCCCCCGCCTTCACGTGCGGGCCCTACCGCTTCATCAACCGTGAGTATCTAGTGGTGAGTTACGAAACGGACATCGACGCTCTGAGGGAAATCGTGCCAGAACCGCTTGAGGTGCGGGATCCGATCGTCAACTTCGAGTTCATGAGGATGCCCGACTCGACGGGATTCGGCGACTACACAGAGGCGGGCCAAGTCATTCCTGTGCACTACGACGGTAAGCAAGGCAACTACGTGCACGCCATGTACCTGGACAGCGAGGCGCCGATTGCTGGTGGGCGCGAGATCTGGGGATTTCCAAAAAAGCTTGGCTCACCGGTCCTCGTTGTCGCGGGCGACACCCTGCTTGGAACTCTGGACTACGGGCCGGTGCGCCTCGCAACAGCCACCATGGGGTTCAAGCATAGTGCGACCGATCCTGCTGTCCTTCAACAAGCCCTGTCCGCACCGAACTACCTCTTGAAGGTCATTCCCCACGTGGACGGCTCTCCGCGCATCTGCGAGCTGGTCGAGTACCACACCACAGAAGTCACAGTCAAAGGCAGTTGGACCGGGCCCGCCGCGCTGGATCTGCACCCGCATGCCCTGGCCCCCGTCACTCGTCTCCCGGTGCGCAGGGTGGTGTCCGCCCAGCATTTCGTCACCGACCTCACTCTCGCGCTCGGTACTGTCGTCCACGAGTATTGA
- a CDS encoding acyl-CoA dehydrogenase — MLVETDAAWLAAQAHALDSDASLAAEVVPRLARAGLFAHGVPEHLGGLGGKISLAIESVAQVASLSLSAAFVLWAQCVMIQMLSQSDRTALRDLHVERLMAGRTAGAPGLSNIIKFLSGIEAINVVATPAPHGGWTLKGTVPWCTNLRRERFLVAIAVAKDEGGPPMIVALPSDRTGLMRSGDLDLIALRGTNTASITLDAVQIESSDLLADIAPTFLPRVRPVFLGLQCGLSIGLARASVAQALQNAASAEHILAAPIKELAQRLEATADTLKSGVDNGTFVDSPHRLFRLRLELNACVQEAIQFELQASGGRAFLRRGDFIRRWRESAFIPIVTPSVTQLLAELAKHPTRSAAAGNSSGLF, encoded by the coding sequence ATGCTCGTTGAGACCGATGCCGCATGGCTGGCAGCACAAGCCCACGCGTTGGACAGCGACGCATCGCTCGCTGCTGAAGTCGTTCCGCGGCTGGCCAGAGCCGGTCTGTTCGCCCATGGCGTCCCTGAGCATCTTGGGGGCCTTGGCGGCAAGATCAGCCTGGCCATCGAATCGGTTGCGCAAGTTGCCTCGCTGTCGCTTTCCGCCGCGTTCGTCCTCTGGGCACAGTGCGTGATGATTCAGATGCTGAGTCAGTCGGACCGTACCGCGCTGCGCGACCTGCATGTCGAGCGACTGATGGCCGGCCGAACGGCCGGCGCTCCGGGGCTGTCAAACATCATAAAGTTCCTGAGCGGAATCGAGGCAATCAACGTGGTTGCGACGCCGGCGCCGCATGGTGGCTGGACGCTCAAGGGCACGGTCCCCTGGTGCACCAACCTGCGTCGGGAGCGATTCCTTGTGGCGATTGCCGTGGCAAAGGACGAGGGCGGCCCGCCAATGATCGTGGCGCTCCCGTCGGACAGAACCGGCCTCATGCGCTCTGGCGACCTTGATCTCATCGCGCTGCGCGGAACCAACACCGCCTCGATCACCCTCGACGCCGTCCAAATCGAAAGCAGCGACCTCCTAGCTGACATAGCTCCGACATTCCTGCCCAGAGTGCGCCCGGTCTTCCTGGGCCTCCAATGCGGCCTGTCCATTGGCCTAGCTCGGGCCTCGGTCGCCCAAGCACTTCAAAATGCCGCGAGTGCGGAGCACATTCTTGCCGCGCCCATCAAGGAACTCGCTCAACGGCTCGAAGCGACGGCAGACACCCTTAAGTCCGGCGTCGACAACGGAACCTTCGTCGACTCGCCCCATCGCCTCTTCCGACTTCGCCTGGAATTGAACGCTTGCGTGCAGGAAGCAATCCAGTTCGAACTCCAGGCCAGCGGCGGACGGGCTTTCCTGCGCAGGGGGGATTTCATCCGCCGATGGCGCGAGTCGGCATTCATTCCCATCGTGACGCCCAGCGTTACGCAATTGCTCGCTGAACTGGCCAAGCACCCTACGCGCAGTGCAGCGGCGGGAAACTCTTCAGGTCTGTTCTGA
- a CDS encoding winged helix-turn-helix domain-containing protein codes for MRRTQEDTVNQETLLIQQAEGWRFGPFVLWESPRRLERSGAPVRLGTRSIELLLELIKGRNEHLTKEQLLERVWAGADVDEVSVRVHMSTLRKALGPPGDHEGCHEWISTAPMRGYRFIGKVERATSPWPGGPSLSGRSAEHPDHVPCFRPSRLPSPISRLIGRETEIRQLHERLLQRRLVTVAGPGGIGKTCVAVHVARLVQQETGSEVTFVDLAPLVSADHLLSAVAQAVGLPGDGSNSSIAIARGLSGRSLLLLVDNCEHVVTAVARLVEELLVLLPELKVLATSRERLRVQGEHVVRLPPLSLQAGPVYNIRQAMRSAAVELLIDLSTAAGAPDFEDAEAELLTRLCRNVDGIPLAIQLIAARLPVQSARSLAEDLDGHLQIYSMGNRSEQKRHRTLAATLDWSTALLTTAELRLFCHLSVFRGRFDAESALAIVDGELDADIALDALASLVDKSLVAFDHSHGSAAYRLLDTTRGYAQKKLTEGGAWGLVCARHAHWMLSVMRAANVELTDVDMATWIDRYAHRIDDVRFALDSNLEARGELTVASGPLWIYMSQLAEFRTRARAALEHASAQIPRDEAMMARLQIALSNAIAYTDGATSECVEACEQALVNSVKTATLEVELESRWRLVTLNMVLGNYARSLWHAERLDVTAKASGDPIGKYMAARMMAYANHFCGNFRVSRAHVVAAASLGYIDRLNPALMLQSDPRTTPLCSLGRTLWIMGEEDKAMEAATRVVEYAEDFGQVLGLIFALYWACPVAVWAGRHDVGRRWIERMREVSQRRGLDYWHKWVIWFDYGLRVRMGEDRERVHQEVVTMLPRLDTRTRDVLVTFCEDWFDDEMLVRVERGEGQWCAAEVWRAAGVRRQRDGDRAGAERLFRMAVDKARAQCAVAWQRRAEASLVALGAQP; via the coding sequence TTGAGACGCACTCAGGAGGATACGGTTAATCAGGAGACGCTTCTGATCCAGCAGGCGGAGGGCTGGCGGTTTGGTCCCTTCGTTTTGTGGGAATCGCCAAGGCGGCTCGAGCGCTCGGGTGCGCCGGTCAGGCTTGGGACCCGGTCGATCGAACTCTTGCTGGAGTTGATCAAGGGGCGGAACGAGCACCTTACTAAGGAGCAATTGCTCGAGCGTGTGTGGGCGGGCGCGGACGTGGACGAAGTGAGCGTGAGGGTTCATATGTCCACGCTGCGAAAGGCCCTCGGTCCGCCTGGCGATCACGAAGGGTGCCACGAATGGATTTCGACAGCGCCCATGCGCGGCTACCGCTTCATCGGCAAAGTCGAGCGTGCGACGTCACCGTGGCCTGGCGGCCCGTCGCTGTCGGGCCGAAGTGCTGAGCATCCTGACCACGTCCCCTGCTTTCGGCCATCCCGGCTGCCGTCGCCCATATCTCGTCTGATCGGCCGAGAGACGGAGATTCGACAATTGCACGAGCGCTTGTTGCAGCGGCGCCTCGTGACGGTAGCTGGACCCGGAGGGATCGGCAAAACATGTGTCGCGGTGCATGTTGCGCGGTTGGTGCAACAAGAGACTGGGAGCGAAGTCACTTTCGTCGATCTCGCCCCCTTGGTGTCGGCTGACCACCTGCTCAGCGCAGTCGCGCAGGCGGTCGGCCTGCCTGGTGATGGTTCTAACTCGTCTATTGCCATTGCGCGAGGCCTGTCTGGTCGCTCGCTTCTTCTTCTGGTGGACAACTGCGAGCATGTAGTCACTGCAGTGGCGAGGCTGGTGGAGGAGCTGCTGGTTCTGCTGCCTGAACTGAAAGTCCTGGCGACCAGTCGTGAACGTCTGCGAGTGCAAGGTGAGCATGTCGTGCGACTGCCCCCCCTGTCGTTGCAGGCGGGCCCCGTCTACAACATACGACAGGCAATGCGCTCCGCGGCTGTCGAGTTGTTGATCGACCTGTCAACGGCAGCCGGCGCGCCAGACTTCGAGGATGCGGAAGCCGAGCTTCTTACACGCCTGTGCAGGAATGTGGACGGAATCCCGCTCGCGATACAGCTCATTGCGGCTCGCCTTCCCGTCCAGTCGGCTCGTTCGCTCGCCGAGGACCTGGACGGCCACCTGCAGATCTACTCGATGGGAAATCGCTCGGAGCAGAAACGGCACCGGACGCTAGCCGCGACGCTGGACTGGAGCACTGCGCTGCTCACGACAGCGGAGCTTCGGCTGTTTTGCCACCTGTCGGTCTTTCGGGGTCGCTTCGACGCTGAGTCTGCGCTCGCAATCGTGGACGGTGAACTGGATGCAGATATTGCACTGGACGCGCTCGCCTCATTGGTGGACAAGTCCCTTGTCGCATTCGATCATTCCCACGGCAGTGCAGCCTACCGCCTGCTTGACACCACGCGCGGCTACGCGCAAAAGAAACTGACGGAAGGAGGTGCATGGGGCCTTGTCTGTGCTCGTCATGCGCACTGGATGCTCAGCGTCATGCGGGCGGCCAACGTCGAACTCACTGACGTTGACATGGCTACGTGGATAGATCGGTACGCACATCGCATCGACGACGTGAGATTCGCGCTTGACTCGAATTTGGAGGCTCGCGGCGAGTTGACCGTCGCTTCCGGCCCACTGTGGATTTACATGTCTCAGCTGGCCGAGTTCCGCACGCGTGCGAGAGCCGCGCTGGAGCACGCCTCGGCGCAGATCCCACGCGACGAGGCCATGATGGCAAGACTGCAGATCGCACTCAGCAATGCCATTGCATACACAGACGGCGCAACCAGCGAATGCGTCGAGGCGTGCGAACAGGCGCTGGTCAACAGCGTTAAGACGGCGACGCTGGAGGTCGAGCTGGAGTCGCGCTGGCGCTTGGTGACACTTAACATGGTGCTTGGGAACTATGCGCGATCCCTGTGGCATGCTGAGCGGCTCGATGTGACAGCAAAGGCGTCGGGCGATCCTATCGGGAAATACATGGCGGCGCGAATGATGGCGTACGCAAATCATTTCTGCGGCAACTTCCGTGTATCACGCGCCCACGTCGTGGCTGCGGCGTCGCTCGGTTACATCGACCGGCTCAATCCCGCGTTGATGCTGCAGTCAGACCCGCGCACGACACCTTTGTGCAGCCTAGGACGCACGCTTTGGATCATGGGCGAGGAGGACAAGGCCATGGAGGCAGCCACGCGTGTGGTGGAGTACGCCGAGGATTTTGGACAGGTTCTAGGGCTGATATTCGCGCTCTACTGGGCATGTCCAGTGGCAGTGTGGGCCGGACGGCACGACGTCGGGCGCAGATGGATCGAGCGGATGCGCGAGGTGAGCCAGCGGCGAGGTCTGGACTACTGGCACAAGTGGGTTATCTGGTTCGACTACGGGCTGCGCGTGCGAATGGGGGAGGACCGCGAGCGTGTCCATCAGGAAGTGGTGACGATGCTGCCGCGACTGGACACGCGCACGCGTGACGTCCTAGTCACCTTTTGCGAGGACTGGTTCGACGATGAGATGCTGGTGCGGGTCGAACGGGGGGAGGGCCAGTGGTGTGCCGCGGAGGTGTGGCGTGCCGCCGGCGTCAGACGTCAGCGCGATGGCGATCGGGCTGGCGCGGAGCGCTTGTTTCGCATGGCTGTGGACAAAGCGCGTGCGCAGTGTGCCGTTGCCTGGCAGCGGCGTGCTGAGGCGTCGTTGGTGGCATTGGGCGCGCAACCATAG
- a CDS encoding carboxymuconolactone decarboxylase family protein: MTRLPVHEIATAPEGARQSAEKVLAANGFIPNLINVLANAPEALDPYLRVGQINAKSAWKARAREVVQITAARICGCDFCIAGHTKIGLHQAKVTRAQLLVLQAVEGCGDTSLDAVREFTEAIVATGGAVSDAQLEYSYASVYARRALDVSLGVDLATLCNFANNLARSPVDPQLQPYLPKSFRPAKELRGQHAR, encoded by the coding sequence ATGACCCGCCTGCCCGTGCACGAGATTGCCACCGCGCCCGAGGGCGCCCGCCAATCGGCCGAGAAGGTCCTCGCTGCCAATGGCTTCATCCCGAACCTGATCAATGTGCTGGCAAATGCGCCTGAAGCACTTGACCCCTACCTCAGGGTCGGCCAGATCAACGCCAAGAGCGCATGGAAGGCGCGTGCGAGAGAGGTCGTGCAGATCACGGCAGCGAGAATCTGCGGCTGCGACTTCTGCATAGCAGGCCACACCAAGATCGGGCTGCACCAGGCCAAGGTCACCCGAGCCCAACTCCTCGTACTGCAGGCGGTCGAGGGTTGCGGTGACACCAGCCTCGACGCCGTCCGTGAGTTCACGGAGGCGATCGTCGCGACAGGAGGTGCGGTCAGTGACGCGCAACTCGAGTACTCCTACGCCTCAGTCTATGCACGACGGGCGCTGGATGTCAGCCTCGGCGTAGATCTGGCCACGCTGTGCAACTTCGCGAACAATCTTGCCCGCAGCCCCGTCGATCCGCAGCTCCAACCCTACCTTCCAAAGAGCTTCCGGCCAGCCAAAGAGTTGCGGGGCCAACATGCTCGTTGA
- a CDS encoding 3-hydroxybutyrate dehydrogenase, whose translation MSKLEGKVAFITGAASGIGRQIAERYAREGAIVVIADMNEGAAHETAQRFADKGWRTFAVGVDVTDEEQVDRAVDLAARELGGIDILVSNAGIQIVKPVEEFSLSEWKKMLSIQLDGAFLTTRAALRHMYAAGKGGSIIYMGSVHSKEASLLKAPYVTAKHGLIGLAKVIAKEGAKHGVRANVICPGFVRTPLVDKQIPEQARALNLSEEDVIRKVMLKETVDGEFTTLDDVAEVALLFASFPSNALTGQSLVVSHGWSMH comes from the coding sequence ATGTCCAAACTCGAAGGTAAAGTTGCGTTCATTACAGGTGCTGCCAGCGGCATCGGGCGACAAATCGCCGAACGCTATGCGCGCGAAGGCGCCATCGTGGTCATTGCCGACATGAACGAGGGCGCTGCGCACGAGACGGCTCAGCGATTTGCCGACAAGGGATGGCGAACATTTGCCGTCGGCGTCGACGTCACGGACGAGGAGCAAGTCGATCGCGCGGTTGATCTGGCTGCCCGCGAACTCGGCGGCATCGACATCCTGGTGAGCAATGCCGGCATCCAGATCGTCAAGCCGGTGGAGGAATTTTCGCTGTCCGAATGGAAGAAGATGCTTTCCATCCAGCTAGACGGTGCGTTCCTGACGACGCGCGCCGCCCTCAGGCACATGTACGCCGCTGGCAAGGGCGGCAGCATCATCTACATGGGTTCGGTACATTCGAAAGAAGCTTCGCTGCTGAAGGCGCCTTACGTCACCGCCAAGCATGGGCTGATCGGACTGGCGAAGGTGATCGCCAAGGAAGGCGCAAAACACGGCGTGCGTGCCAACGTCATCTGCCCCGGCTTCGTGCGCACGCCCTTGGTGGACAAGCAGATTCCCGAGCAGGCCAGAGCCCTGAACCTCTCCGAAGAGGATGTCATCCGCAAGGTCATGCTCAAGGAGACGGTGGACGGCGAGTTCACGACGCTGGACGACGTCGCAGAGGTAGCCCTGCTGTTCGCCTCGTTCCCGAGCAACGCACTGACGGGCCAGTCGCTGGTCGTCAGTCACGGGTGGTCCATGCATTGA
- a CDS encoding ATP-binding cassette domain-containing protein, with protein MQAVGLGDQGENYPRQLAGGMAQRAALAQALPREPKLLMADEPFSALYAITRSGMQEILIQLVHLLHQWRPAAPW; from the coding sequence TTGCAGGCCGTGGGCCTCGGGGATCAAGGCGAGAATTATCCCCGGCAGTTGGCCGGGGGCATGGCGCAGCGGGCTGCCCTCGCTCAAGCCCTCCCGCGCGAACCCAAACTCCTCATGGCCGACGAACCATTTTCTGCACTGTATGCGATCACGCGATCAGGCATGCAGGAGATACTCATCCAGCTCGTCCATCTCTTGCACCAGTGGCGCCCCGCCGCACCCTGGTGA